The Hymenobacter oligotrophus genome segment AGGCCATATCGGCTTGGCCATCGGGCTCGAGGCCGCAATGGAACGCGGCTAGCTCGAGGTTAGGTCGGCCTACGGCGGGTTGGCCTAGCACCAAAGCCGCCGAGGCGCCGTCGCCAAACAGGGCGTTGGCCACGAGGTGGTCTTCTTCGTTGCGCTTCTGAAAGTGCAGGGTACACAGCTCGGTGCACACAATGAGCACACGCGCACGGGGGTCGGCGCGGCAAAAAGCATCGGCTAGCTTCAGGGCATTGAAGGCGGCATAGCAACCCATAAAGTTGACGCAGGTGCGCTGCACATCGGGCCGCAGCCCTAGGTGCTGCACCAGCTCGATATCGAGGCCAGGGGCGTACATGCCGGTGCAGCTCACCGAAATTAGGTGGGTAATACTTTGCACCGCAATTTCGGGCGCTTGGCGAAGGCAGTCGAGGGCGGCTTCGGCGGCCAGCGGCAAGGCCTCGCGGCGGTACACGCGCATGCGGGCGCCCACCGTCGGGAAGGGCTCTAGGTCGGGCGTATTCGGAAAGAACGTGTAGGCGCCGGGCGTGCGGCCGTAATCGGGCAATACCGAGTGCCGGTAGCCAATGCCCGACATGCGGTAGATGGCGCGGAGCTTGCGGGTGCCAGCTTCGTCCATGCCATGGGCACGGGCCATAAACTCGGCAATCTGCGGCTGCGGCAGCCGGTGCGTCGGCGTGGCCGTGCCGAT includes the following:
- a CDS encoding type III polyketide synthase, whose amino-acid sequence is MTTSYLSAIGTATPTHRLPQPQIAEFMARAHGMDEAGTRKLRAIYRMSGIGYRHSVLPDYGRTPGAYTFFPNTPDLEPFPTVGARMRVYRREALPLAAEAALDCLRQAPEIAVQSITHLISVSCTGMYAPGLDIELVQHLGLRPDVQRTCVNFMGCYAAFNALKLADAFCRADPRARVLIVCTELCTLHFQKRNEEDHLVANALFGDGASAALVLGQPAVGRPNLELAAFHCGLEPDGQADMAWHVNDFGFEMTLSSYVPRLVKQGIRKLTDGLLQHLPVRLPDVRHFAIHPGGRRILEAIEQELGLSPADNRHAYRVLHEVGNLSSATVLFVLRELQRHLQPEESGAPVLSFAFGPGLTLEAMLLRVVYK